The following are encoded together in the Pygocentrus nattereri isolate fPygNat1 chromosome 15, fPygNat1.pri, whole genome shotgun sequence genome:
- the cart1 gene encoding cocaine- and amphetamine-regulated transcript protein: MLSERLLLLTLTCYVLVWSVNGDDFMEVRSAEEEKELIDALQEVLEKLRNKQIPSTEKRLGWVPSCEAGEQCAVRKGARFGKVCTCPEGTACSFSALQCL, from the exons ATGCTGAGCGAACGTCTCCTGCTGCTGACGCTCACCTGCTACGTCTTAGTCTGGTCAGTTAACGGTGATGATTTCATGGAGGTCCGTTctgcagaggaggagaaagagctg ATCGATGCTCTTCAGGAGGTCCTTGAAAAACTGAGGAACAAACAGATCCCGTCCACTGAGAAGAGGCTGGGCTGGGTCCCTTCA TGTGAAGCTGGAGAGCAGTGCGCCGTCCGGAAAGGTGCGCGCTTTGGAAAGGTGTGCACCTGCCCCGAAGGAACCGCCTGCAGCTTCTCAGCTCTACAGTGTTTGTGA